The following coding sequences are from one Panicum hallii strain FIL2 chromosome 5, PHallii_v3.1, whole genome shotgun sequence window:
- the LOC112891711 gene encoding mitochondrial-processing peptidase subunit alpha-like isoform X1: protein MLSGMLPRLRSSTRVLRKLCGLEPAAAARRLSAADAPASFSSARGNSLLYPLPGLDLPPPLPDNLGRGPTRVTTLPNGIRVATEDVPGPSACIGFFVNSGSVYESAETTGVSYLLEKMAFKDTKHRRHRNLVHELELAGGNVGASCSREQMVYSYDTLKGYMPEAIEILIDCMRNPLFLQEEVERQLVLAREEVQDLLKNPERFLHEQLNLVGYSGALANPLIAPEDALARINDKIIQKFYHENYTADRVVLAASGVDHESLLNYAEFLLNDWHKGSPVEKPKSTYVGGDSRHRADSDMTHVALAFEVPGGWLQERDATIMTVLQTLMGGGGSFSSGGPGKGMHSRLYLRVLNKYHSVQSFSAFSNVYDNTGLFGISLTTPPDFVAKAVDVAISELIAIATPGEVTEVELQRAKNSTISSVLMNLESRVIVAEDIGRQLLTYGCRKPIDYFLQCMEEITVDDITTLVRKMLSSQPTMVSWGDVDKVPPYEFVCKRFR, encoded by the exons ATGCTCTCCGGGATGCTGCCGCGGCTGCGCTCCTCCACGCGCGTCCTCCGCAAG CTGTGCGGATTGgaacccgcggcggcggcgcgacggctcTCCGCCGCGGACGCACCCGCGTCGTTTTCCTCCGCGCGCGGCAACTCACTCCTGTATCCTCTCCCCGGCCTGGACCTCCCTCCGCCCCTCCCCGACAACCTGGGCCGCGGCCCCACCCGGGTCACCACGCTCCCCAACGGCATCCGCGTCGCCACCGAAGACGTCCCG GGTCCTTCGGCGTGCATCGGTTTCTTTGTTAACTCCGGCTCGGTTTACGAGTCCGCGGAGACCACCGGGGTGTCGTACCTGCTGGAGAAGATGGCCTTCAAGGACACCAAGCACCGGAGGCACCGCAATCTCGTGCATGAGCTCGAGCTTGCTGGAGGCAATGTCGGTGCCTCCTGTTCCAGGGAGCAGATGGTCTACAGCTACGACACGCTCAAGGGCTACATGCCGGAGGCCATTGAGATACTCATCGACTGCATGCGCAACCCGCTCTTCCTCCAGGAAGAAGTCGAAAGACAG TTGGTCCTTGCTCGAGAAGAAGTCCAGGACCTGCTGAAGAACCCTGAGAGGTTTCTTCATGAACAGCTTAACCTTGTTGGATATTCAGGTGCTCTTGCAAATCCGCTAATAGCTCCTGAGGATGCTCTTGCCAGAATCAATGACAAGATTATTCAAAAGTTTTATCAT GAAAACTATACCGCTGATCGTGTGGTTCTGGCAGCATCTGGTGTTGATCATGAAAGCTTGCTAAACTATGCTGAATTTTTGTTAAATGATTGGCACAAGGGGTCCCCTGTGGAAAAACCAAAGTCTACATACGTGGGTGGTGATTCCAGACACAGAGCAGATTCAGAT ATGACCCATGTTGCATTAGCTTTTGAAGTGCCAGGGGGCTGGCTTCAAGAAAGAGATGCTACAATTATGACCGTCCTACAG ACTTTAATGGGTGGTGGTGGTTCATTCTCCTCTGGCGGTCCTGGGAAAGGAATGCATTCACGGCTTT ATCTACGAGTCCTAAATAAATATCATTCTGTCCAATCTTTTTCAGCATTTAGTAATGTATATGACAATACCGGCCTCTTTGGCATCTCCTTGACTACG CCACCAGATTTTGTTGCAAAGGCCGTTGATGTCGCAATAAGTGAATTGATTGCTATTGCAACACCTGGAGAAG TGACGGAGGTTGAACTTCAACGAGCGAAAAACTCAACAATTTCATCTGTATTGATGAATCTTGAATCCAGG GTAATTGTTGCAGAAGATATTGGAAGGCAGCTGTTGACTTATGGTTGCAG GAAGCCTATTGATTACTTCCTTCAGTGTATGGAAGAAATTACTGTAGATGATATCACAACACTTGTCAGGAAGATGTTATCTTCGCAACCCACGATGGTTAGCTGGGGAGATG TTGACAAAGTTCCTCCATACGAATTTGTTTGCAAGCGGTTCCGGTAG
- the LOC112891711 gene encoding mitochondrial-processing peptidase subunit alpha-like isoform X2 yields the protein MLSGMLPRLRSSTRVLRKLCGLEPAAAARRLSAADAPASFSSARGNSLLYPLPGLDLPPPLPDNLGRGPTRVTTLPNGIRVATEDVPGPSACIGFFVNSGSVYESAETTGVSYLLEKMAFKDTKHRRHRNLVHELELAGGNVGASCSREQMVYSYDTLKGYMPEAIEILIDCMRNPLFLQEEVERQLVLAREEVQDLLKNPERFLHEQLNLVGYSGALANPLIAPEDALARINDKIIQKFYHENYTADRVVLAASGVDHESLLNYAEFLLNDWHKGSPVEKPKSTYVGGDSRHRADSDMTHVALAFEVPGGWLQERDATIMTVLQTLMGGGGSFSSGGPGKGMHSRLSFSNVYDNTGLFGISLTTPPDFVAKAVDVAISELIAIATPGEVTEVELQRAKNSTISSVLMNLESRVIVAEDIGRQLLTYGCRKPIDYFLQCMEEITVDDITTLVRKMLSSQPTMVSWGDVDKVPPYEFVCKRFR from the exons ATGCTCTCCGGGATGCTGCCGCGGCTGCGCTCCTCCACGCGCGTCCTCCGCAAG CTGTGCGGATTGgaacccgcggcggcggcgcgacggctcTCCGCCGCGGACGCACCCGCGTCGTTTTCCTCCGCGCGCGGCAACTCACTCCTGTATCCTCTCCCCGGCCTGGACCTCCCTCCGCCCCTCCCCGACAACCTGGGCCGCGGCCCCACCCGGGTCACCACGCTCCCCAACGGCATCCGCGTCGCCACCGAAGACGTCCCG GGTCCTTCGGCGTGCATCGGTTTCTTTGTTAACTCCGGCTCGGTTTACGAGTCCGCGGAGACCACCGGGGTGTCGTACCTGCTGGAGAAGATGGCCTTCAAGGACACCAAGCACCGGAGGCACCGCAATCTCGTGCATGAGCTCGAGCTTGCTGGAGGCAATGTCGGTGCCTCCTGTTCCAGGGAGCAGATGGTCTACAGCTACGACACGCTCAAGGGCTACATGCCGGAGGCCATTGAGATACTCATCGACTGCATGCGCAACCCGCTCTTCCTCCAGGAAGAAGTCGAAAGACAG TTGGTCCTTGCTCGAGAAGAAGTCCAGGACCTGCTGAAGAACCCTGAGAGGTTTCTTCATGAACAGCTTAACCTTGTTGGATATTCAGGTGCTCTTGCAAATCCGCTAATAGCTCCTGAGGATGCTCTTGCCAGAATCAATGACAAGATTATTCAAAAGTTTTATCAT GAAAACTATACCGCTGATCGTGTGGTTCTGGCAGCATCTGGTGTTGATCATGAAAGCTTGCTAAACTATGCTGAATTTTTGTTAAATGATTGGCACAAGGGGTCCCCTGTGGAAAAACCAAAGTCTACATACGTGGGTGGTGATTCCAGACACAGAGCAGATTCAGAT ATGACCCATGTTGCATTAGCTTTTGAAGTGCCAGGGGGCTGGCTTCAAGAAAGAGATGCTACAATTATGACCGTCCTACAG ACTTTAATGGGTGGTGGTGGTTCATTCTCCTCTGGCGGTCCTGGGAAAGGAATGCATTCACGGCTTT CATTTAGTAATGTATATGACAATACCGGCCTCTTTGGCATCTCCTTGACTACG CCACCAGATTTTGTTGCAAAGGCCGTTGATGTCGCAATAAGTGAATTGATTGCTATTGCAACACCTGGAGAAG TGACGGAGGTTGAACTTCAACGAGCGAAAAACTCAACAATTTCATCTGTATTGATGAATCTTGAATCCAGG GTAATTGTTGCAGAAGATATTGGAAGGCAGCTGTTGACTTATGGTTGCAG GAAGCCTATTGATTACTTCCTTCAGTGTATGGAAGAAATTACTGTAGATGATATCACAACACTTGTCAGGAAGATGTTATCTTCGCAACCCACGATGGTTAGCTGGGGAGATG TTGACAAAGTTCCTCCATACGAATTTGTTTGCAAGCGGTTCCGGTAG
- the LOC112891713 gene encoding protein COFACTOR ASSEMBLY OF COMPLEX C SUBUNIT B CCB3, chloroplastic isoform X1 has protein sequence MEAKASLLVAPKPSMATIVSASARGPARRCLAVAAAATGGHSKEPGTRSSEAVMMRARGGLLAAIAAASSTPVLPCHAWVLGDLDPATAKTVAGVAGPALSALGFLFILRIVMSWYPRLPVTEFPYVLAYAPTEPFLAVTRKLIPPLGGVDVTPVVWFGLVSFLNEILVGPQGLLVLLSQQQQQQL, from the exons ATGGAGGCTAAGGCTTCCTTGCTTGTGGCTCCCAAACCTTCCATGGCAACGATCGTCTCTGCAAGTGCAAGGGGTCCCGCCAGGAGGTGCCTCGCcgtcgctgccgccgccaccggcggCCACAGCAAG GAACCCGGCACCCGCTCATCGGAAGCTGTAATGATGCGAGCACGCGGCGGCCTGTTGGCCGCCATCGCCGCAGCGAGCAGCACACCAGTGCTCCCGTGCCATGCTTGGGTGCTGGGCGACCTGGACCCGGCGACGGCGAAGACGGTGGCGGGCGTGGCGGGGCCGGCGCTGTCGGCGTTGGGCTTCCTCTTCATCCTGCGGATCGTCATGTCCTGGTACCCGAGGCTCCCCGTCACGGAGTTCCCCTACGTGCTGGCGTACGCGCCCACGGAGCCCTTCCTCGCCGTCACCCGAAAGCTCATCCCGCCGCTCGGCGGCGTCGACGTCACACCCGTCGTCTGGTTCGGCCTCGTCAGCTTCCTCAACGAGATCCTCGTCGGGCCGCAGGGCCTGCTCGTCCTGCtctcgcagcagcagcagcagcagctttgA
- the LOC112891713 gene encoding protein COFACTOR ASSEMBLY OF COMPLEX C SUBUNIT B CCB3, chloroplastic isoform X2 yields MLVQFQEPGTRSSEAVMMRARGGLLAAIAAASSTPVLPCHAWVLGDLDPATAKTVAGVAGPALSALGFLFILRIVMSWYPRLPVTEFPYVLAYAPTEPFLAVTRKLIPPLGGVDVTPVVWFGLVSFLNEILVGPQGLLVLLSQQQQQQL; encoded by the coding sequence ATGTTGGTTCAATTCCAGGAACCCGGCACCCGCTCATCGGAAGCTGTAATGATGCGAGCACGCGGCGGCCTGTTGGCCGCCATCGCCGCAGCGAGCAGCACACCAGTGCTCCCGTGCCATGCTTGGGTGCTGGGCGACCTGGACCCGGCGACGGCGAAGACGGTGGCGGGCGTGGCGGGGCCGGCGCTGTCGGCGTTGGGCTTCCTCTTCATCCTGCGGATCGTCATGTCCTGGTACCCGAGGCTCCCCGTCACGGAGTTCCCCTACGTGCTGGCGTACGCGCCCACGGAGCCCTTCCTCGCCGTCACCCGAAAGCTCATCCCGCCGCTCGGCGGCGTCGACGTCACACCCGTCGTCTGGTTCGGCCTCGTCAGCTTCCTCAACGAGATCCTCGTCGGGCCGCAGGGCCTGCTCGTCCTGCtctcgcagcagcagcagcagcagctttgA
- the LOC112891709 gene encoding ABC transporter D family member 1-like, whose amino-acid sequence MASLQLLQLTERGRNLLSSRRRTLAVVSGALIAGGTLAYTQSGRWKRQQKENSCSNGNAHTKDRIVHNGTDGKLVKQRKKKSGLKSLHFLAAILLKKIGPNGSNYLLGLIITAVLRTAVGHRLAKVQGYLFRAAFLRRVPTFTRLIIENLLLCFLQSTIYQTSKYLTGSLGLHFKKILTDLVHADYFENMVYYKISHVDHRISNPEQRIASDIPKFCSELSDLVQDDLAAIAEGLIYIWRLCSYASPKYVLWILAYVIGAGGTIRKFSPAFGKLKSTEQQLEGEYHQVHSRLRTHAESVAFYGGENREASHIMQRFGALVKHLNVVLHENWWFGMIQDFLLKYLGATVGVILIIEPFFAGNLRPESSTLGRAEMLSNLRYHTSVIISLFQSLGTLSISSRRLNILSGYANRIHELLDVSRELSGVRDRLLSQNSSAGNYISEANYIEFSGVKVVTPSGNVLVDDLTLRLESGSNLLITGPNGSGKSSLFRVLGGLWPLVSGHIVKPGVGSNLNKEIFYVPQRPYTAVGTLRDQLIYPLTADQETEPLSYSGMVDLLKNVDLEYLLERYPLDKEVNWGDELSLGEQQRLGMARLFYHKPKFAILDECTSAVTIDMEERFCKRVRAMGTSCITISHRPALVAFHEIVLSLDGEGGWNVQDNRNGSSFSPEVEFDVLKSSETDRKSDARTVQRAFVTNTKGNASSKLKKQSYSTEVIASSPSMEIEHTVQAPIVTQLQCPPRPLPARVAAMSQILVPKLFDKQGGQLLAVALLVFSRTWISDRIASLNGTSVKYVLEQDKAAFIRLTGISVLQSAANSIVSPSLRNLTSRIALGWRIRMTNHLLQYYLKRNAFYKVFNISGMNVDADQRLTHDVEKLTNDLAGLVTGMVKPLVDILWFTWRMKLLSGRRGVAILYAYMFLGLGFLRAVSPDFGDLANQEQELEGTFRFMHSRLRTHAESIAFFGGGSREKAMIEAKFSTWLNHSKVLLRKKWLYGIFDDFVTKQLPHNVTWGLSLLYALEHKGDRALTSTQGELAHALRFLASVVSQSFIAFGDILELHKKFLELSGGINRIFELEELLQAAQSNPAVPSNAINASEEIISFHGVDIVTPSQKLLASQLSCDVSQGKSLLVTGPNGSGKSSIFRVLRGLWPIASGRLTKPSEGIFNVPQRPYTCLGNLRDQIIYPLSREEAELKMLSHERSDKSTASKMLDDHLKTILEHVRLVYLLEREGWDATPNWEDILSLGEQQRLGMARLFFHCPKYGILDECTNATSVDVEEHLYRIATNMGITVITSSQRPALIPFHSLELKLIDGEGKWELCAIHHQ is encoded by the exons ATGGCATCGCTTCAATTGCTGCAACTGACAGAACGCGGGCGCAACCTTTTGTCTTCAAGAAG GAGAACACTTGCAGTTGTTTCTGGAGCACTAATTGCTGGTGGAACTTTAGCATATACCCAGTCAGGCCGATGGAAAAGGCAACAGAAAGAAAATTCTTGCAGCAATGGAAATGCACATACCAAAGACAGAATTGTTCATAATGGTACTGATGGTAAATTGGTTAaacaaaggaaaaagaaaagtggaCTGAAGTCCTTACATTTTCTAGCTGCTATCTTACTTAAGAAGATTGGCCCAAATGGATCAAATTACCTTCTTGGTTTGATTATAACAGCA GTCTTGCGTACAGCTGTTGGCCACAGATTAGCAAAAGTACAAGGGTATTTGTTCAGAGCTGCTTTCCTTCGGCGTGTTCCAACCTTTACACGTCTGATTATTGAAAACCTTCTTCTATGCTTTCTCCAATCTACAATATACCAGACGTCAAAGTACTTGACAGGGTCCTTAGGCTTGCACTTCAAGAAAATTTTGACAGATCTTGTCCATGCTGATTATTTTGAG AACATGGTGTACTACAAGATCTCACATGTTGATCATAGGATCTCAAACCCAGAGCAAAGAATTGCAAGTGATATACCAAAGTTCTGCTCAGAACTAAGTGACCTTGTACAAGATGATCTGGCAGCAATTGCAGAAGGGTTAATATATATCTGGCGTCTCTGCTCTTATGCAAGTCCGAAATACGTATTGTGGATTCTG GCATATGTTATAGGTGCTGGTGGTACAATTAGAAAATTTTCTCCTGCTTTTGGTAAGTTGAAGTCTACGGAACAACAGCTAGAGGGGGAATATCACCAGGTCCATTCACGATTGAGAACCCATGCTGAGAGTGTGGCATTTTATGGTGGTGAAAACAGAGAAGCATCGCATATTATGCAGCGGTTCGGGGCACTTGTTAAGCACTTGAATGTTGTTCTTCATGAAAACTGGTGGTTTGGCATGATTCAAGATTTTCTTCTGAAGTATCTTGGTGCCACAGTGGGAGTTATCCTAATTATTGAACCTTTCTTTGCGGGGAATCTTAGACCTGAATCATCCACCTTAGGACGGGCAGAGATGTTGAGCAATCTCCGATATCACACCAGTGTGATAATATCACTATTTCAGTCTCTTGGGACCCTTTCTATCAGTTCAAGGCGCTTAAATATTCTCAG tgGCTATGCTAATCGTATTCATGAATTACTGGATGTCTCACGTGAGCTATCTGGTGTTCGTGATAGATTGTTGAGTCAAAATTCATCTGCTGGAAATTATATCAGCGAGGCAAATTATATAGAGTTCTCAGGTGTTAAG GTGGTGACACCCTCTGGGAACGTCTTGGTTGATGATTTGACGCTCCGGTTGGAGTCAGGCTCTAATCTATTGATCACTG GCCCCAATGGTAGTGGAAAAAGCTCTCTATTCCGTGTTCTTGGTGGTCTGTGGCCGCTGGTATCTGGTCATATTGTCAAACCTGGTGTTGGTTCTAATCTCAACAAGGAAATATTCTATGTGCCCCAGAGACCATATACAGCTGTCGGAACACTTCGTGACCAGTTAATCTATCCACTCACAGCAGACCAGGAAACTGAACCACTCAGCTATAGTGGCATGGTGGATCTTCTAAAGAAT GTTGATCTGGAATACTTGCTAGAACGCTATCCCCTTGATAAGGAAGTTAACTGGGGTGATGAATTGTCTCTTGGCGAGCAGCAAAGACTAGGAATGGCTAGACTGTTCTATCACAAGCCCAAGTTTGCTATCCTGGACGAATGCACTAGTGCTGTGACAATTGATATGGAAGAACGCTTCTGCAAACGGGTTCGAGCAATGGGCACATCATGCATAACAATATCTCACCGTCCAGCATTAGTTGCATTTCATGAAATCGTTTTGTCCTTGGATGGTGAAGGAGGGTGGAATGTTCAGGACAACAG AAATGGTTCTTCCTTCTCTCCTGAAGTAGAGTTTGATGTGTTGAAGTCATCAGAAACTGATCGCAAATCTGATGCACGTACTGTTCAAAGGGCTTTTGTCACGAACACAAAG GGCAATGCATCATCAAAGCTCAAGAAGCAGTCCTATTCAACAGAGGTCATAGCATCTTCCCCTAGTATGGAGATAGAACATACAGTACAAGCACCTATTGTCACACAATTGCAATGCCCTCCAAGACCTTTGCCTGCCAGAGTTGCTGCAATGTCTCAAATACTG GTTCCAAAGCTGTTTGATAAACAAGGAGGGCAGCTTCTTGCAGTGGCACTACTTGTATTTTCCCGCACTTGGATTTCAGACCGTATAGCTTCACTGAATG GAACTAGTGTCAAGTATGTCTTGGAGCAGGACAAAGCTGCCTTCATTCGTTTGACTGGAATCAGTGTGCTGCAAAGTGCTGCAAATTCTATCGTATCACCCTCACTAAG AAATCTTACTTCAAGAATTGCCCTTGGATGGCGGATTCGCATGACCAACCATCTACTTCAATATTATTTGAAAAGAAATGCTTTTTACAAG GTATTCAACATTTCAGGCATGAATGTGGACGCAGACCAAAGATTAACACATGATGTAGAGAAGTTGACCAATGATCTTGCTGGCTTGGTTACTGGAATGGTGAAACCACTAGTCGACATTCTTTG GTTTACATGGAGAATGAAGCTTTTGTCTGGGCGAAGAGGAGTTGCTATACTGTATGCTTACATGTTCCTAGGTCTTGGTTTTCTAAGAGCTGTGTCCCCTGACTTCGGTGATCTTGCAAACCAAGAACAAGAACTTGAAGGCACATTCAG ATTCATGCACTCAAGATTGCGGACACATGCTGAATCAATAGCTTTCTTTGGTGGTGGATCAAGGGAAAAAGCT ATGATTGAAGCTAAATTCTCAACATGGCTCAACCACTCGAAGGTTCTATTGAGGAAAAAATGGCTTTATGGTATTTTTGATGATTTTGTGACGAAACAATTACCTCATAATGTGACGTGGGGACTGAGTTTGTTATATGCTTTGGAGCACAAGGGAGACCGAGCTTTGACTTCAACACAAG GAGAGCTGGCACATGCCCTGCGGTTCCTGGCATCTGTGGTGTCACAAAGCTTCATAGCATTTGGTGATATCCTTGAATTACACAAGAAGTTCCTTGAACTTTCTGGTGGTATTAATAGAATATTTGAGCTTGAGGAACTTCTTCAGGCAGCACAAAGCA ATCCTGCTGTACCTTCTAATGCTATAAATGCCTCCGAAGAAATCATCTCCTTCCATGGTGTGGATATTGTAACGCCGTCACAGAAACTATTGGCTAGCCAATTGTCTTGTGATGTATCTCAAGGAAAAAGCCTTCTTGTGACTG GTCCAAATGGTAGTGGAAAGAGTTCAATTTTTAGGGTGCTCCGAGGTTTGTGGCCCATTGCTTCTGGTAGACTTACCAAGCCATCTGAAGGAATTTTTAATGTACCTCAGCGTCCATATACTTGTCTTGGAAACTTGAGGGATCAAATCATATACCCCCTCTCGCGTGAGGAGGCAGAGTTGAAGATGCTTTCACACGAAAGAA GTGACAAGTCTACAGCTTCCAAGATGTTGGATGATCACTTGAAGACGATTCTAGAGCATGTTCGTTTGGTGTATCTTCTAGAAAGGGAAGGTTGGGATGCTACTCCTAACTGGGAAGATATCCTGTCCTTGGGAGAACAGCAGAGGCTGGGGATG GCTCGTTTATTCTTTCACTGTCCTAAATATGGCATCCTTGACGAGTGCACCAA TGCCACAAGTGTGGATGTCGAGGAGCATTTGTACAGGATAGCAACCAACATGGGCATAACGGTCATCACGTCCTCGCAA AGGCCTGCTCTGATTCCCTTCCATTCGTTGGAACTGAAACTCATCGATGGCGAAGGGAAGTGGGAGCTATGTGCCATCCACCACCAATAA